A stretch of Brassica napus cultivar Da-Ae chromosome C6, Da-Ae, whole genome shotgun sequence DNA encodes these proteins:
- the LOC106406207 gene encoding uncharacterized protein LOC106406207, producing MSIRIPSASWDFRGFVLCFIFLGSFPGTIRAQEVTLDTIQIFTTHEWFSTKPIVYFQCKGGNKTVLPDVKITNVPYSFKGHESWQPLTGLNGIKCKRCGIYEDDTFKYDTFDEWELCPSDFTAEGRYTHVKDKEFNATFLCHGCSQLGSGSKKEDGSDKEEGRRRMHPAIVVLIVVLVLGVVTVGLVVGYKYWRKKKRQQEQARFLKLFEDGDEIEDELGLENTL from the exons ATGTCAATCCGAATCCCATCGGCTTCTTGGGACTTTCGAGGTTTCGTATTATGTTTCATCTTCCTCGGATCGTTCCCag GAACAATACGAGCACAAGAAGTTACACTAGACACGATTCAGATCTTCACGACGCACGAGTGGTTCTCCACCAAGCCTATAGTCTATTTCCAATGCAAAGGAGGGAACAAGACGGTGCTTCCTGATGTGAAGATAACCAATGTCCCCTACTCTTTCAAAGGCCACGAATCTTGGCAG cCACTAACCGGACTTAACGGAATAAAGTGCAAGAGGTGTGGAATCTACGAGGACGACACCTTCAAATATGATACGTTTGACGAATGGGAGCTTTGTCCTTCTGATTTCACTGCTGAGGGTAGATACACACACGTAAAGGACAAGGAGTTCAATGCTACTTTTCTCTGCCACGGATGCTCACAGCTCGGATCTG GTTCGAAGAAAGAAGATGGCTCTGATAAGGAAGAGGGAAGGCGCAGAATGCATCCTGCAATCGTGGTACTAATTGTGGTACTTGTGTTAGGTGTGGTTACGGTGGGTCTTGTGGTTGGTTACAAGTATTGGCGAAAGAAGAAGCGGCAACAAGAACAGGCCCGGTTTCTCAAGCTGTTCGAAGATGGTGACGAAATTGAGGACGAGCTTGGCCTTGAAAATACCCTGTGA
- the LOC106406206 gene encoding serine/arginine-rich splicing factor RS2Z32 isoform X2, with the protein MFYLATKSQNGVLVYGSSLYNDGALIFWFHRVRDVDMKRDYAFVEFSDPRDADDARHYLDGRDFDGSRITVEASRGAPRGSRDSRDNGSRGPPPGSGRCFNCGVDGHWARDCTAGDWKNKCYRCGERGHIERNCKNSPSPKKARGGGSYSRSPVKSRSPRRRRSPSRSRSYSRGRSYSRSRSPVRRERSVEDRSLSPKAMERSVSPRGKGQSMSPERRVVDASPKREKQDGSDYEGSPKENGNGKSSVSPIVGGEESPAGLDGQDRSPIDDEPELNRSSPKGSESP; encoded by the exons ATGTTTTACTTGGCCACAAAATCTCAAAATGGTGTTTTGGTGTACGGAAGTTCCTTATATAATGATGGGGCCTTGATTTTCTGGTTCCACAGAGTACGAGATGTTGATATGAAGCGCGATTACGCCTTTGTT GAATTTAGTGATCCTCGTGATGCTGATGACGCTAGACACTACCTTGATGGACGAGACTTCGATGGAAGTCGCATCACTGTGGAGGCTTCCAGAGGG GCACCTCGTGGTTCTCGGGACTCTCGGGATAATGGTAGTAGAGGTCCACCTCCTGGTTCTGGGCGCTGTTTTAACTGCGGTGTCGATGGTCATTGGGCTCGGGACTGCACAGCAGGAGACTGGAAGAACAAATGTTACCGCTGTGGTGAAAGAGGACACATTGAGAGAAACTGCAAGAACAGTCCTAGTCCTAAGAAGGCCAG GGGTGGTGGAAGCTACTCCAGGTCACCAGTTAAATCACGCTCCCCTCGCCGCAGAAGAAGCCCAAGCCGTAGCCGTAGTTACAGCCGTGGTCGTAGCTACAG CCGATCACGGTCGCCagtgagaagagagagaagcgTGGAGGATAGATCACTCAGTCCTAAGGCAATGGAGCGATCTGTATCTCCCAGAGGCAAAGGCCAAAGCATGAGTCCAGAGCGAAGGGTCGTAGATGCAAGCCCAAAACGGGAAAAGCAAGACGGATCAGACTATGAAGGTAGCCCAAAAGAGAATGGTAATGGGAAGAGCTCTGTGAGTCCCATTGTGGGAGGTGAAGAAAGTCCTGCTGGACTTGATGGTCAAGACAGGAGTCCCATTGACGATGAGCCTGAGCTTAACCGTTCTTCCCCTAAAGGCAGCGAGTCACCTTGA